DNA sequence from the Salinibacter grassmerensis genome:
CCTCCTGGCCAATCTCGGCCATCATGTCGGAGAAGAGGTCGAACGCCTCCATCTTGTACTCGACGACCGGGTCCTTGCGCCCGAACGAGCGGAGGCCGATGCCCTCCTTCAGCTCGTCGAGCTCGCGCAGGTGGTCGGTCCACTTCTCGTCGATCGTCTGGAGCATGGCGGTGCGCTCCAGGGCCTCGTTGATCTCCTGCCCGTTCGTCTCGAGGGCCTCGTCCACGTCCGCGACGGCCCGGATCGCATCCTGGCCGTCGGTGAAGTCGACGAATACCTGCTCGATCATGTCGTCGCCGCGCTCCTGATTCAGGTCGCGTAGTGTCTGGTAGAACGGCTGGGCAATGTTGGAACGCTTCTGCCGGTAGTAGTCGGTGGCCACGTCGTAGACATGCTCCACGACGCCGTCCTCCCCGAGCTGGACGAACTTCTCCCGGTCCATCTCCAGGTCGAAGGCGAGGGTGCGGAGGAGGTCCTCCCGCAGGCCCGCGATGTTGCCCTGCCCGTAGTGCCGCCCCACGAGGGCCTCGATGTACTCGTGAAGCATGTTGAGGACCTGGCCGTGGAACCGCTCGCCCGTGAGGGCCTCGCGGCGGCGCTTGTAGATGACCTCGCGCTGGGAGTTGAGCACATCGTCGTACTCCAGCTGGCGCTTCCGGATGGCGAAGTTGTTCTGCTCCACCTTCGACTGCGCCCGCTTGATGCTTTTGTTGATCCACGGGTGCGTGATGACCTCGCCCTCCTCGATGCCCATGCTGTCCATGACCTTCGCCACCCGGTCCGAGCCGAAGAGGCGCATCAGGTCGTCCTCGAGAGAGACGTAGAACTGGCTCTCGCCGGGGTCGCCCTGGCGCCCGGCGCGGCCGCGCAGCTGAAGATCAATGCGACGGCTTTCGTGGCGCTCCGAGCCCAAAATGGCCAGCCCGCCAAGCTCGCGCACCTCATCGGTAATCTGAATGTCGGTCCCGCGCCCCGCCATGTTCGTCGCGATCGTGACGGAGCCCTTCTGCCCGGCCTCGGCCACGATTTGGGCCTCCTCCTTGGCCTGGTCCTGCTTGGCGTTGAGAACGTTGTGGGGGATGCCTTCCTGCTTGAGGGTGCGGCTGATCGTCTCCGACACCTCCACCGACGCCGAGCCCACGAGCACCGGCTGGCCGCGCTTGTTGTACTCCTTTACCTTCTCGACGATGGCGTTGTACTTCTCCCGCTTCGTCTGGAAGACGAGGTCGTCCTTGTCATCACGCCGCACCGGCTCGTGGGTGGGGACGACCACTACGTCCAGGTCGTAGATTTCGTTGAACTCCTCGGCCTCCGTCTCCGCCGTGCCGGTCATGCCGGACAGCTTGTCGTACATGCGGAAGTAGTTCTGGAGCGTGACCGAGGCGTAGGTCTGCGTGGCGTTCTGAATTTCGACCTCCTCCTTCGCCTCCAGCGCCTCGTGAAGGCCCTCCGAGTAGCGGCGTCCCTCCATGACGCGTCCGGTGTGCTCGTCGACGATCTGTACCTTGCCCTCCTGCACGATGTACTCGGTGTCGCGCTCGTACAGGGTGAACGCCTTCAGAAGCTGCTCGATGGCGTGGACGCGCTCGGCCCGCTCCGAGTACGTGTTGTAGATCTCACGCTTCGTCTCCTGGAGCTCCTTTTCCAGCTCCCGCTTGTCGTCCATGTACTGGTTCTCGCGCTTCTCCTGCGACAGGTCGCCCTTCTCCTGGAGCGCCTCCTCCAGTTCGTCGACCTTTTCCTGGTACTCGTTCTCAACCTCGGCAATCTTGTCGCCGACGACGGGCAGGACAAACATGTCCTCCGACTCGTCCATGATTTTGGCGATGTACTCCTGGCCCTTCTCCGTCATCTCCACGGTCTGCTTTTTCTCGTCGACCGAGAAGTAGAGCTCCTCGTCGACGAACGGCATGCGCTTGGCGTTCTCCTGCAGGTAGAAGTTTTCGGTCTTCTGCCGCAGGCGCTCCATGCCGGGCTCGTTGAGGAGCTTCTGGAGCTGGCTGTTCTTGGGGTAGCCGCGGGAGGCGCGGAAGAGGGCGAGTCCCGCCTCGTCTTCCAGTTCCTGCGCCCGTCGCGAGTCGCCCTCGTCCTCGGCTGCCTCTTTCTCCTCCAGCAGCTCGCGCGTCTCCTTCACAAACGACCGCACGAGGCGGCGCTGGGCCTCCACGAGCTGCTCCACCGGGTCGCGCAGCTCCCGGTACTCGTCGTTCTCCTGGTCGGGCACCGGGCCGCTAATGATGAGCGGCGTGCGGGCCTCGTCGATCAGAACCGAGTCGATCTCGTCAATGATGGCGTAGTGGTGGCCCCGCTGCATCAACTGCTCGGGGCGCACGACGAACGAGTTGTCCCGCAGGTAGTCGAAGCCGATCTCGTTGTTGGTGCCGTACGTAATGTCGGCCTCGTACGCCTCACTGCGGCCCTCCGTGTGCGGGTCGTAGCGGTTGACGCAGTCGACCGTGAGGCCGTGAAATTCGTAGATGGGCCCCATCCACTCGGTGTCCCGTTCGGCGAGGTAGTCGTTCACCGTCACGAGCTGGCAGCCCCGGCCCGTCAGGGCATTGAGGTAAAGGGGCATCACGGCGGCCAGCGTCTTCCCTTCGCCGGTCTTCATCTCCGCGATCCGGCCCTGGTGAAGCACGATGGCCCCCAGGATCTGTACGTCATAGGGTACCATGTCCCACTCAATCTTCGAGCCGCCGGCCATCCACGTCTCGCCGAGCATGCGGCGGCACGTCTCTTTCACGACGGCGAACGCCTTGGGGAGCAGCTCCCACAGCTTGTCCTCGACGAGGTCCTGCCACTCCTCCTCCAGCTCGTCGAACTCGTCGTACAGGGCGTCCCGCTCTTCGAGGGAGAGGGGCTCGCCCTCCATCTCGGTCACCTGGCCGTCCCCGCCCACGGGGCCCTCCAGTCCAGGGGCCCGCTTCAGCTTCTCGCGAATCTCGTCCTGCCGCGTTTCAATGTCGGCCACGGCCTCCTGAATCTCCGTCCGAAACGAATCGGTCTTGGCGCGGAGCTCGTCGTCCGTGAGGTCCTGTAGCTCCTCGTAGTGGTCGTTGATCTCCTCGACGATGGGCCAGAGCTTATTGAGCTCCCGCTCATTCGGGTCGCCGAACAGATTTTTGATCCATTCAAACATATGTGCGAAGAGGGCGCGTGCCTGGGAAGAGAGACGACGAGTGGCATGCTCCAGCGGCGGCGTCCGCTGCGCCGGCGCCGCCCGAGTGAGGGGCGGCGACGAGATACATCACGGTTGTCACGGAAGGCGCCGGGTTGCGTTCCCGCTCGATTCGATGCGTGCGCCCAGGGTCCTTGGAGAGACCGGGGGCCAGAAGGCCTGCCGCGGGGCTGCGATGGAATGGCCCCCGAACCCAACGGGCCCTGGGGGGTTTCTAAAGACGCGGATGAAAAACGTCCGTCTATGAAAAGCGGAAAACGCTACCGGCCTCCGAAGAAGGCCCCCGAGCTCGTCCCCTGCATCCGCTAGGTCATGACCGGCGTCAACCGAATTCTGGTGCCCCACGACTTCACGCCCGCTTCGGCCCGGGTGCTGCCGCACGCCTTTGCCCTCGCCGCAAAGATGAAGGCGCGGTTCTACGTGCTTCACGTCACCGATCGGTCCGACGCCCCCTATCCGGCCCGAGACCTGCCGGCCGTCCGGAAGAAACTGCGACGGGCCGGGGTGGCCTCGGCGGAAGCCCTGCACGCGGTCCCCATTGAGGGACGGTCCCGCAAAGATGGCGGGGTGGCGGAGACCATTTGCCAGTTCGCCGACGAGGAGGAGATCGACCTGATCGCCCTCGGGACGCGCGGCCGGGAAGGGGCTCGTCGCTTTCTCCTCGGGAGCGTGGGGGAGACGGTCATTCGTCGTGCCGAACGCCCGGTGCTCGCCCTGCGTGGGGAGGGGGCCGGCGCTCCGCCCGTGCCCGGAACGCTGGACCGCATCCTCGTGCCCGTGGACTTTTCGGAGCATGCGCAGGAGGCCAGCCGCACCGCGGCGGAGTGGGCCCGCTTCTTCGACGCACAGGTGGACTTGTTGCACGTCGTGACGGGCCGTTCGGCGCCGCCCCCCGAACAGGCATCGTCCGTTCCGAACGAGGAGCACGCTGGTTCCGAGAAAAAGGCCCGCCAGGCACTGGCGACGATGGGCCGGGAGTTGGGGGCGCTGGGCGTCTCGGTGGCGGTTCACGCCCGGACCGGCGCGGCCGCGCCCATGATCACTGAATTCGTTGAGGCCGAGGAGACGGACTTCATTGTCATGTCCCCCCGGGGCCGGACGGGGCTGAAGCGGTTCCTGCTTGGCAGTGTGGCGGAGGCCGTGATCCGGCACGTGCCCTGTCCCGTGCTCACGGTGCGGACGTACGGCCGGTCCATCCGGGCGCTCGCCGACTGAGCAGCACAGCGTGCCTTCCGGGCACGCTCAAAGCCGACTCCTCCTCGTGTCCGGGCCCACACGCCGCTACACGTCTAGCTCTTCCAGCTCTTCGGGGTCGCGCTTGAGGAGACCTTGCTTCTTGTAGTAGATCATGGTCGTGTCCAGGGTGCCGTGACGCATGCGCTCCTTCACCTCTTCGAGCGGCATGCCGTCGTTGAGCCAGAGGAGGGCCGCTGTGTGGGTGAGGCTGTGCGGCGTGACCCCCTTGCGCTTGATTCCGGCCTCCTTGAGGTAGCCGTTGATGCGGCTCCGCACCGACCGGGTTTTGAGCCGCTTCCCCTTCGACCGGTGACCGTGAGACACAAACAGTGGATCCTCGGGGTGCACGTCCGTCCGGGTGTCCAGGTACGCCTCCACGGCCTCCAGAACAGGCGGGTCGAGCGGCGCCTCCTGGTCCTTTACCTCGCGCCCCTTGCCCTGCACGCGAAGCACCGGGCCCATAAGGGTGTGCTCTAGGTCTTCTACGTCGGCCCGTACGATTTCAATCTCGCTGAGGCCGGCGTAGAGCATGAGCGAGACAATCGCGTGGTCGCGCTTGTCGATCTGGGTTGCGTCGTCCACGACCTCCTCCAGCTTCTCGATGTCGGACTCTGTGAGCACGGAGCGGGAGTGCGTCTCGGGCCGCCGGTTGCCCTTGACGCCCGTGGCCGGGTTTTCGGTCAGGTCGCCGATGTCGGTAAGGTACTGGCAGAAGCGCCGCAGGGCCGTGAGGTACGTGGATACGGACACCTGGCTTAGGTCGCGGTCCTCCATGAGGTAGCGCTTGTACTCGCGCACGCCGTCCTCGGTGAACCGGAAGTTGTTCTGCTGGACGAACCACTTCTCAAATGAGTTCAGCGAGCGGCGGTACGTGCCCACTGTCTCGTCACTTTTTTCCTCTAGGTAGTCGTCCTGGAAGGCCTGGAGATGGTCGCGCAATTCTCGGAGGGAGAGCTCGAGCTCCGGACTGGGGGAAGGGGCGTCGTCGGGCATGGGCAACAGGAGAGAGTCAAGGAGGAGCCGCATTGTTTAATCAACGGCCCACGCCGGACGGTGTCAATAACGGAAGCCCACCGAATGCTCTTCTGGGCGGGTCTGGGCAGGGGGCGTCGTCTACCAGCCCGGTAAGATTTGAACGTCGAAGTCCCAGCCCTTGCCCGGGTGCTGAAGGGAAAAGACGCTCGTTGGGTCCATCACCGCAAATCCGTAGAGAAGCAAAGAAACGATTGAACGTGGACGAGAGGCCTGCTGTACTGAAAGTGGGAAACAAAAAGGCACGATTTGAAAGTCCGTCGTCTTGCGCTATCTTCATCGGCTGGATCTCGAGAACGCCTACACGTCGCGTCTGTCCGTGCTATGGCCTCTTTTCTTCTCGTTGCGGGAGTCGTATTGTTGGTGGTAGGGGCCGAAGGATTCGTGCGGGGCGCGTCGCGGCTGGCAACCGGGCTGGGCATCTCGCCGCTCGTAGTGGGGCTTACGGTTGTGGCGCTGGGGACGAGTGCTCCGGAGGGGGCGGTAAGCGTGGGGGCGAGCCTAAAGGGACAGCCCGAAATGGCGCTGGGCAATGTGGTGGGAAGTAACATCTTCAACGTTCTTTTGACCCTCGGCCTCACGGCGCTCCTTACGCCTCTCGCCGTGTCGTCCCGTCTCGTGCGGCTGGACGTGCCCCTGGGCATCGGGGCCGCGACGGGGGTGCTGCTCCTTGCGATGGACGGAACCATCGGGCGCGTCGACGGCCTCGCCCTGATTGGGGGACTCGTGGCCTACACGAGTCTGCTCCTCTACGAAGTGCGCGCAGGTCCGGAGGCGGACACGGGGCAACAGCCGGGGACGGAACAGTCGAAGGCGCCACGCTGGGTTTGGAGCGGGGGACTGATCCTCGGGGGCCTCGTTCTCCTCGTGCTCGGCGCTCGATGGATTGTAACGGGGGCGGTGGACCTCGCCCAGCGGCTCGGGGTGAGTGAGCTCGTGATCGGCCTTACCATCGTGGCCGGGGGGACGTCCCTCCCCGAATTGGCCACCTCAGTGCTGGCTGGAATCCGGGGACGGCGAGAGATGGCCGTGGGCAACGTGTTGGGCAGCAATCTGATCAACCTTCTCGCTGTGCTTAGCTTCTCGGCCCTCGTGGCGCCCAGTGGGGTGCCCGTCCCCCCGTCGGTCCTGTGGTTCGATCTCCCCGTCATGATTGCGACGGCCGTGGCCTGCCTGCCCATTTTCTTCACCGGACAGGTGGTGGCCCGGTGGGAGGGGGCACTCTTCCTCGGCTACTACGGGGCGTACATGGGGTATCTCCTCCTCGCCGCAACGCAGCACGATGCGCTGTCCGCATTCAGTACGGTGATGTGGGGCTTTGTCTTTCCCCTGACGGCGCTGACCTTGCTCGGGGCGTCCATCCGAGAGTGGTGGAGCAAGGGCCAATAACAATACGGGCATCCACGCTTGAGAATCCTTCAGGCAGTCCCCCCGTTGATCTCTGCAAGCATTTTGTCTTCGCCAGCCGGTGTCCGCATGTCTTTTCCCGACCGCGATTTGACCTCCCTGAATCCGGAGCAGAAAGCCGGATTGCCCCCCGGCTCGGTCGTGTTCGTGGGGGAGGAGCGGACCGATCCGGTTGAGTTTCGGATTCTGGAGTACGGCCCGGAGCACCTTCTTGAGACCGACCACGAGGGCCTCGACGAGGTGCTCCAGTACCGGGACACCACCCCCGTCACGTGGATCAACGTCACCGGGGTGCACGAGGAGTCCGTGATCCAGACCATCGGGGATCATTTTCACGTCCATCCGCTCATCCAGGAGGACATCGTCCACACGGGCCAGCGGCCCAAGCTAGACCCCCAGGAGGACTATCTCTACCTCGTCGTCAAGATGCTATACTTCGACGAGGACCGAGGGGGCGAGTTGCGGGCCGAGCAGGTGAGCTTTCTGGTGGGGGAGCGCAACCTAATCTCGTTTCAAGAAGACCCGGGCGATGTCTTCGACCCGATCCGCAAGCGGATCCGGAACGGCCGAGGCCACATCCGCGATCGGGGACCCGACTACCTCGCCTACGCGCTCATAGACGTAATTGTCGATCATTACTTTGTCGTCTTGGAAACGATCGGTGCTCGCACGGAAGACCTCGAAGACGACATCATGGGCGAAGAGCCCGGCGATGTGGAGGACGAGATCCACGACCTGCGTCGCGACCTGATCTTCATGCGCCGGATGACATGGCCGATGCGGGAGCTCCTCCACCAGCTCGAGCGCCTCGACTCGTCCCTGTGGGCGGACCACAACCAGCCCTACGTACGCGACACGTACGACCACGTCGTGCAGGTGCTTGACCTCGTGGAGTCCCTGCGCGACACGGCCAGCGGGCTGCACGACCTGCATATGACCTCCATCAGCAACCGCATGAATGAAATCATGAAGGTGCTGACGATCATCGGGACGATCTTCATTCCGCTGACGTTCGTTGCGGGCATCTATGGCATGAACTTCGAGTACATGCCCGAGCTGGCC
Encoded proteins:
- a CDS encoding site-specific integrase, which gives rise to MPDDAPSPSPELELSLRELRDHLQAFQDDYLEEKSDETVGTYRRSLNSFEKWFVQQNNFRFTEDGVREYKRYLMEDRDLSQVSVSTYLTALRRFCQYLTDIGDLTENPATGVKGNRRPETHSRSVLTESDIEKLEEVVDDATQIDKRDHAIVSLMLYAGLSEIEIVRADVEDLEHTLMGPVLRVQGKGREVKDQEAPLDPPVLEAVEAYLDTRTDVHPEDPLFVSHGHRSKGKRLKTRSVRSRINGYLKEAGIKRKGVTPHSLTHTAALLWLNDGMPLEEVKERMRHGTLDTTMIYYKKQGLLKRDPEELEELDV
- the corA gene encoding magnesium/cobalt transporter CorA — translated: MSFPDRDLTSLNPEQKAGLPPGSVVFVGEERTDPVEFRILEYGPEHLLETDHEGLDEVLQYRDTTPVTWINVTGVHEESVIQTIGDHFHVHPLIQEDIVHTGQRPKLDPQEDYLYLVVKMLYFDEDRGGELRAEQVSFLVGERNLISFQEDPGDVFDPIRKRIRNGRGHIRDRGPDYLAYALIDVIVDHYFVVLETIGARTEDLEDDIMGEEPGDVEDEIHDLRRDLIFMRRMTWPMRELLHQLERLDSSLWADHNQPYVRDTYDHVVQVLDLVESLRDTASGLHDLHMTSISNRMNEIMKVLTIIGTIFIPLTFVAGIYGMNFEYMPELAWKWAYPTAWGVMIALAGVLLLYFRRREWI
- a CDS encoding calcium/sodium antiporter is translated as MASFLLVAGVVLLVVGAEGFVRGASRLATGLGISPLVVGLTVVALGTSAPEGAVSVGASLKGQPEMALGNVVGSNIFNVLLTLGLTALLTPLAVSSRLVRLDVPLGIGAATGVLLLAMDGTIGRVDGLALIGGLVAYTSLLLYEVRAGPEADTGQQPGTEQSKAPRWVWSGGLILGGLVLLVLGARWIVTGAVDLAQRLGVSELVIGLTIVAGGTSLPELATSVLAGIRGRREMAVGNVLGSNLINLLAVLSFSALVAPSGVPVPPSVLWFDLPVMIATAVACLPIFFTGQVVARWEGALFLGYYGAYMGYLLLAATQHDALSAFSTVMWGFVFPLTALTLLGASIREWWSKGQ
- a CDS encoding universal stress protein; the protein is MTGVNRILVPHDFTPASARVLPHAFALAAKMKARFYVLHVTDRSDAPYPARDLPAVRKKLRRAGVASAEALHAVPIEGRSRKDGGVAETICQFADEEEIDLIALGTRGREGARRFLLGSVGETVIRRAERPVLALRGEGAGAPPVPGTLDRILVPVDFSEHAQEASRTAAEWARFFDAQVDLLHVVTGRSAPPPEQASSVPNEEHAGSEKKARQALATMGRELGALGVSVAVHARTGAAAPMITEFVEAEETDFIVMSPRGRTGLKRFLLGSVAEAVIRHVPCPVLTVRTYGRSIRALAD
- the secA gene encoding preprotein translocase subunit SecA; its protein translation is MFEWIKNLFGDPNERELNKLWPIVEEINDHYEELQDLTDDELRAKTDSFRTEIQEAVADIETRQDEIREKLKRAPGLEGPVGGDGQVTEMEGEPLSLEERDALYDEFDELEEEWQDLVEDKLWELLPKAFAVVKETCRRMLGETWMAGGSKIEWDMVPYDVQILGAIVLHQGRIAEMKTGEGKTLAAVMPLYLNALTGRGCQLVTVNDYLAERDTEWMGPIYEFHGLTVDCVNRYDPHTEGRSEAYEADITYGTNNEIGFDYLRDNSFVVRPEQLMQRGHHYAIIDEIDSVLIDEARTPLIISGPVPDQENDEYRELRDPVEQLVEAQRRLVRSFVKETRELLEEKEAAEDEGDSRRAQELEDEAGLALFRASRGYPKNSQLQKLLNEPGMERLRQKTENFYLQENAKRMPFVDEELYFSVDEKKQTVEMTEKGQEYIAKIMDESEDMFVLPVVGDKIAEVENEYQEKVDELEEALQEKGDLSQEKRENQYMDDKRELEKELQETKREIYNTYSERAERVHAIEQLLKAFTLYERDTEYIVQEGKVQIVDEHTGRVMEGRRYSEGLHEALEAKEEVEIQNATQTYASVTLQNYFRMYDKLSGMTGTAETEAEEFNEIYDLDVVVVPTHEPVRRDDKDDLVFQTKREKYNAIVEKVKEYNKRGQPVLVGSASVEVSETISRTLKQEGIPHNVLNAKQDQAKEEAQIVAEAGQKGSVTIATNMAGRGTDIQITDEVRELGGLAILGSERHESRRIDLQLRGRAGRQGDPGESQFYVSLEDDLMRLFGSDRVAKVMDSMGIEEGEVITHPWINKSIKRAQSKVEQNNFAIRKRQLEYDDVLNSQREVIYKRRREALTGERFHGQVLNMLHEYIEALVGRHYGQGNIAGLREDLLRTLAFDLEMDREKFVQLGEDGVVEHVYDVATDYYRQKRSNIAQPFYQTLRDLNQERGDDMIEQVFVDFTDGQDAIRAVADVDEALETNGQEINEALERTAMLQTIDEKWTDHLRELDELKEGIGLRSFGRKDPVVEYKMEAFDLFSDMMAEIGQEVVSIVFRAGPVVDDEVQTEGQGPRRRLSQRNAQTQHDSAQPDYSIDTDGEGGGQEGEAAERDPTVDEKQPVTVADEPGRNEYVTVRNNANGETTEMKWKYAKKKISQGGWSLVS